The following is a genomic window from Scleropages formosus chromosome 11, fSclFor1.1, whole genome shotgun sequence.
CTTCCCAAAAGGGATACACTTCTCACATTTTGCCTTATTTTCAGTTCGCCTGTTCAAATCTCCAACCATTTTCAATAAGtccttgtcccgagcgaggtgacggggagccggagcctatcccgtaGACGTGGGCACAAGGGTGAATGGGGGCACCccgggtgggacgccagtccatcgcaaggccacAACTAGGTTCCCATGCACGTAGTTGGGTGAAGGTAGTgaagcaattgcagggcaaacGCCTTCCTCATGGGCACCGGagacggggatcgaacccacaacaTCTTGagccgaaggcagcagctccaaccacgacGCCTCCAGCCGCTCTGTTCAGATCTGTTTCTTCAAATTCATTTAGTAACTTGAAAAGTGACAAcctgtgctctgctgtgtttAAGGTTATCGGAAGACCGCTTCGGAGACATTTGCAACGCTTGCGTCTTGCTGGTGAAGAGGTGGAAGAAACTCCCTACTGGGTCTAAAAAGAACTGGAACCATGTTAGTGTCtctttaaatacaaatgtttgtGAATGCAAAGTTAACtaaatttttctaaaatgttaGTCTGATAACTTGTATATAAGAAGCATCATCTGTGTTGGTTCACGGCCTTCATTTGCAAACGTGTCTCTGAGGGATGTCCGGCTGCGCTGTTCCTTAGGTGGTGGACGCCAGAGCGGGGCCGGGCTTCAAGCTCACCAAACCAAAGAAGGTGAAGAGCAGCGAGAAGCAGAAGAGCAAGAAGCTGAAGAGACTTCACAGTTTCAAAAGACAGAGTGAGTTAAGATTTCACAGAATAAAAGGTTTGTCTGTTGTTTTATTCGTTTTGTTAGTCAACGTGAATATGTCTTTGTAGGAATTTGTATACCGGGTTACTCGCTTACTGAATAGTTTGACGTAGTTGGGAGTTGTGTACTCTATGGGATGTCAGTGAAATATTATTACCCCACCACTTGGTCCACAGATTCAGATGCCCACAGCACCACCTCCAGTACATCCCCTTCCCAGTCTCCCAGTTACAGCAACCAGTCCGATGATGGCTCGGACATCGAGTCCAAACAGAAgcgttcctcctcctcttcctcctccgtcttctcATTCCTGGATCTCTCTTACTGGAAAAGGTATTGGTGTGGACTCCGTTCTGAAATGAAGCCATTGTGTTAAGACCTCGACTCTAAATTGCGGAGGACTCAGCAATTCGCACTGTCTAAATGTCACGTTGCAGTaatgatggtgtgtgtttggaaGCACCAGTTTCAAGATAAGCCTCTTAATAATACGTGTCCACGATCTCATGGTGCAGTGTTGCAACCTGTGTGCTTCTGCTATCCATTGCACCGGAGTCTAACTCTGTTTCCACCAGTGGGGAAAATCTAAACTACCATTTTAACTAAGGATCAGGTTCTCAAAAACATCTAATATTTGGTGGCACCAAACTGCAGTTACGTGCTGTGGAATTTTAACCACATTGTTCCTCGGCTTTACTACTCATAATTGTTTGACAGTAAGAATTAAGATTCATGACTGAGTagtagggggatgcggtggcgcagtgggttggaccgggtcctgctctccagtgggtctggggttcgagtcccgcttggggtgccttgcgtgcgatggactggcgtcccgtcctgggtgtgtcccctccccctctggccttacgccctgtgttgccgggtaggctccggtccgccacgaccctgtatgggacaagcggttcagaaatgtgtatgACTGAGTAGTAGCATGTTCTGGTTAGTCTTCGTAGAGATTGCTCTGCtaacaaaacaatttacatatttaaagctACATTTCACTGTTACTTGTATTGTCACTGGCACTCGTTTTCGTGAAGATGTACTTATTGGATTCCTTCTCTCATGAAGACAAAAGGTATGCTGCGGAATCATCTATAAAGGCCGTTTCGGCGAGGTGATGATCGACCCGCGTCTCTTCAAACCCTGCTGCGCTTCCAAGAAGCAGGAATCGCTGGCGCCCACGCAAGAGGCACACCTTTCTACAGCCCAGTCCGACGTGCTTGCCGAAGAGGACCTAAAAGAGACCTGGTGATGGCTGTGGGCCTTGCCCACCCCCCAAGGTCTCCTTGGTTCCTCTTAGCGTTGTCTCCAGTGGTAGACTTAACCATCAGCTTTCCTTCGGTAGTTTGCCATTTAGGTGTTAGCGGTAAATAGGTTCttctttttaaactttatgatgaatctttttgtctttttaatgaatttcttatcttttttaataaaacataaaataaacaaaaaagcagttcAGAGTTGGGCATTTGTAAGGTGTATATATAGTGTCAGGAAGTGTAATTATATGAGGTATTCAGAGGCAGATTTGTTGGTTCTTATCTATTTCATTCAAATCCTATGAccttgtacttttttattttaccagtgAATGCATTTGTAAATAGTTATGCCTTGAAGGGCACTTTTGTTATGTGTTTTGGGATGAGgaaatggtttgtttttttttttattttttatttttatttttaaaaatgctattCAGGGATCAGTATGCTCTGTCAAATAAGTTCTTTTTATATCTGACTGGGTGTCATTTGGAGCAGTTCTCTGGCACCTTAtgtctattttatttttcactcaaTGTAGGCATCTAGGAAAGAATTAGAAAAAGTCTAAGGTTATTAGGCAAATTAAATTCAAGGCAGCTTTGAATCTCAGACTACACAGGATGCTATCCAGTGCTTTATATACACTCCTGTGTAGTACTGACACCTGGTAAGACTTCAgaagtttaatgaaaaaagtgaTTGGGAGAGTTTATGGCTTGCCACCCAGGCTGATATTCAAGTGTATATAAGGCAGCATCTAGCTCTtccttaatcttttttttttttttttttttcccccttcccctgtgtaaagttatttatttttttgtacatctgTAAGGGTGTTTGTGTACATGGGCTGGATTAAATGTCTTATGTCTTCCCTCATTGATATCCTTGATAAAACTGACTGTAAGTGCAAGATTTTGTATTTCTATAATGATATCCTTGATAAAACTGACTGTAAGTGCAAGATTTTGTATTTCTataatttgttcatatttagCTTTGTGTATGCACACAATGTGAAGGGTCTTTTGACATCACAAATATGCTTCTGTTACAAATAAGGCAGCGGAGTTATCCTTtacattataaacattttaGATTGATTTTCCAGACAGAGACTAGGCCTAAATTTAGACTAAATTGCATGGTCGAAAGGCATTTGGAAGTCATTCTTTTTCCCAACACTAAGTGTTTTAGTGTTCCTGTGGGTCATTTACCTTTGATACATATTGTTCCTAGCCTTTACCACCTTTGAAGTGCTCAAGTGCAGTACAGAATGAGAGGAATAATATTTTCATCTGTTATTTTGTACAATGTGGTATTGGCATGTCATttgtgcaaaattaaaatgggGTACTTCCTGACAATTATTCAGGTGCAGTTGTTCAAACAATTGTGAATGGAAACTATGCAGACATTTTGAATGTGTTAAATCATTTCTAATTAAAGGACCAAATGAAATCAGTTGACCTAAATGTCCATTTATCCGGTAAAGTTATAAagaatttttctatatttttctaGGCTAATGTttcacacccccctcccccatttctATCACCTAAAAACTTCTGCCCTgtcaattaacttttttttttttggtcaagtagtggggaaaaaattcaGTTGTGCTTGATTAAAACTTAAATTTGATATATTTGTACCTCTTGAAAGGACTTAACAGTTCAAAAGTGATTATCTTTTCATATAAATTGccaggtttttaaaaaaggcattgtacaagttttgtgaaaatgttcaaTTTGTGAAGCATTGACTACCTGGAATTTATGACCAAATGTTAACTAcctcctatttttttttttttttttttcttctgacttgCCGTGATTGACCAagaaatattactgtaaaaattatagCTTCTATTTTAATACTTTGCGGTGTAAATCCACACTACACATTTAATGTTTGTATAGCCAGCAATTTGAGACCAGTGGggtttaaaaatacatatttattttatttattttctggtgGGTGCTTTTTACCTGCTTtggatatggaaaaaaaaaaaggttgggCCTTAAATGAGGGATAACATTTGGAACAAAATGTTAGTTCTAATGTGGAAAGCAAAGGTACATTACCAGACACTCCAAAATGATCTTTGTGTCAAGTTGAACTCTACAGCGGCTCTTTATTCTGGACTTGATGCCGGCTGGtataatttatgtttatttatttccagtaaTTTCCTGATGCTGTAAAAAGTCAATTATTTTTGTGCACTTTTGGGACTTTCTGATGTTATATTGTAATCTTTTATATACCGCATTTCAACTGTATTCcttgtgttttaataaaaaaatttaaaatacgcTGTTGTGTGTTGAAACGCCAATGCTTTTCATTAGTGTGCAAAACAGTGAACGATCTTCCTGCAGTTGTAAAAGAAGAGCAAACTATCGCCAAGAAAAGTTCTCCACAAATAAATTTCTGCACGAGTTTCCTTTTTCACGCGTGAATCAATGAATAATATAGacaaaaagtataaatataaaattcgGCTTGAACAGtttaattgaaatatttcaagCTTTGTGAAAGAATGGAATGGAAACACTGAAGACTTCagatttcattattatataaCTTCTGAAGGGCAATCCGTACCGCGCGCTCTGCACGCGCCGACTTGTAACGCAAAAGCTCCAACTGGGGAGACACGTTATTTTGCTCGCTTACCACAAGGTGTCGCCAACGTCAAGTGCGTTTGGTTTTCTAACTTTTCAGTTGCCACACGATGGCGACAACTTCAAGTGCGGGAAGTTGTTTTGAATTAGAATTagaatttgatttgatttgattcaAACTgggatggcacggtggcacagcgagtagcgctgctatctggatggtgtgaggggacatgggctcgatccccgctcagtctctgcggggtttgcatgttctctccaagTCCAGGTTTCctgctggtgctctggtttcttcccacagtccaaagacatgctgttcaggtttccccatagtgtgtgagtgacagagagtgtgtgtgatccaCTGCTGTagggataagtgacccagtgtaagtagtgtatctagcagtgtaagtcaccttggtgaataagttgtgggctgataacactacacagagttcattaaaaggagcttttgagaaaagcgtctgctagataaatataaatgtaagcgCTTTTGATTTTCAAAGTATTGCAGTTGCCACAAGGTGGAGACAACGTgtaacgaaaaaaaaaattgcttgggagtttctttttttttctctggccACAAGATGGAGCCAATATGTAACAAGAGTCACTAAAGGAGCGCTTTGATGCTGCTCTGTTTGCCCTACggtaaaaaacagagaaaaatttaTTGGAATCCTTGGACTGACTTTTTTACAGTGAGAGCTTATGAATTCACTGGGCGGGCACCTTCGCGTCTCACACACGTCGCATAGTGTGTGCGTTTATATTCCAGGTATGTGAGGTGACATGATGATGGAGGAACCAACCTTCTCTAGTACAGGTTCTGGAACGATGCTCTGGAGAAACACGGAGGGCGATGTAAAATCAAAATACCTCTAAGAAAATTCGCTCATAAGAATTAAACTTCACCGGCGTCGTTTCACAGCAGACAGTTAGAGATTTTTCCAAGCAGGAAGCGTaagggaaggtgtgtgtgtttgtgtgtgtgtgtgtgtggggggggggtagcctTTTGAATGATATTCAAGCtcttttaaattagttttatacCACAGGGGATTTCAGAAAGTGAACTTTGATCTGGTAACTTTCAAAGTCTGAATACAAGCCCGGAGCAGAAGTGATGACGTGAAAAACAGCGGGATAATTTATGGCTACTGTTACAATATCtgtatcctttttttttttttactcctaaCAGTGCAGCAGGGAAAAATTCGAAGAGCAACACAATATTAAAAGTATTTTGGTTTCCCCAGGGCAACTGATCGTAGGTCAGAACTtagcaaataaaaaaaccacTGATAAGAACCATCAAGGCGAAATAAAAGTGGACCGCAGTCCGCGACTAACGAagttttgagtgtgtgtgtgtgagagcgagagaggTCGCTCTTGATAACATCCTGGAGGCTGATGATGTGAGTGGTCCTTATCTCACATCCGACAAAGGTGGGCTCGGGAATCCAGGACGAAATGTAATACCTTAAgcagtaccacacacacacacacacacacacacacacacacacacacacacacacacacacacacacacacacacacacacacacacacacacacacacacacacacacacacgttcccTCTGCACCCCTCGTTAAGTGGGCGCTCTGACAGGGCCATGAAAATGAGGCGGACTCTCCGCCAGCTCCCCAGTGTGAACTCGTAGGTTCGAGGACTGGATCGTCTCACTATGGGAGCTTTTTGTGCTGCCAGgaacctgtgtttgtttttgctcttgtttCAAAGTGGCCGGAGCGCAGCGCGCGGAGAGCACCGTGGTAAGTTACCTCCTGTTACACACAGTCCCGAACCCACCGCAGCAGGCAGCGTCTTCTCTTTTTAGTGATTTTTCCAGGGAGTTTAGAAAATCATGTGCGCACACAGCCTGACATCTCTATTAGATTTTCATTTGACTCAGTATTCATTATTACAATCAATATAAAAAGGCAAAAGGTGTGTTAAGTAAGTGAATAAAAGCGCACAGGTAGGTGCGGCGCACTTACATGCAGATATGCatatggaggggaaaaaattaaggGTTGAAAAAGaggtttgggggagggggtcgcGTCCCCCCCGTTACGCCTGTGATTTTACAcagacttacacacacactgcacaagtGTTAGATTCTTCCTATTCGTTTCCCgttgttaaatacattttcagccTCCCAGGTGACAGAAACCGGCCTCACAAAGCAGTTTCGATCAAGTTATATCActtaaaaagtaatataaatcCGTCAACCCATAGGGCCATACTGCTTCTCTTAACGTACACtggtttttactgtggtaagagacaaattgactgtacccgaatcacgtgtctgcgtccaaatctctccttctgctcatCTAATGCACTGTTTTCGTATCGTAGAGAAAcgtctgtaaataaataaatgtaaatgtaaaaaaggagCACAGCCCTATGCTGCTGATCACACTTtggtgttttaatttcattttaattttgcacgGTCCGAAGGTGCGGAGCGCTGTGACGTCTGTCACATTGACGCACTTTGTGAAAACACTCCGGCTTCGTACAGGTGCATCTGTAAGCCGGGCTTCAGGGGGGACGGGAGGCGCTGCGAAGGTAAAAcgtaataaatatattatgatatcaaattaaatttacgcCGACATGTATAAACTTGTGTAAGCTAAGTCCCAAACACTCCCACACCTTTTTGATTTCTAATCAGAATTATAATGTTTTGCATATCGTCACTAACTAATCAGACTAGTGCATCAAGTAATTTCCactgcataaataattaaattgctACGTTAATATTTTGCTCGTTGTTCCATTCTGTGAGAGCAGCAGGGCACCAGCGCTCACTTTTGTTCCGTTTCCCAGACATTGACGAGTGTGACAGCGAGTTCCGCGGCGGCTGCGTGCACGAGTGCGCCAACATCCCCGGCAACTACCGCTGCGCGTGCCACGACGGCTTCACGTTGGCGCACGACGCTCACAACTGCCTAGGTGAGAACGCGCGTCGCGCGCCGCGCCGCACCGCGCCGCCCCGCAGCAACTCGAGGTGTCTGCCGCGCGGGCTCTGTGTCGCGTTATATTCCAGGTTATATTCCAGGTGCGCGGGTCCAGCTcgtgctttttccattttcccgCACGACAGGGGCGCCGTTTGCTTTCCTGAAAGGCAGTTTTGCGGTAGTGGGGTCGGCTGGAGCaggcagggtacttaccctgaattactgcagtgaaaaatacccagctgtgctttaaatgcaaagcctctccaGGCACTATGACACATTTGTTCTGGGAATGCATaagatactttttaaaaattttctttttattttatatttatttattaaaaaactaaataaataaaaaaataaaacaattaaaatttaaaaaaacaaaaaattaaaaaatattttaaaaaattaaaaaatgcgaTAAAATACACTCTTGGTGGACTGGGGTaaagaaacctttaacaaaaaaactgagttcTCCCCAACAACTCTCTTTTTCAGTCATAACCCAGACTActttcttgatgatgttatGGTACATAAACTATCCACTCTGAGatttttggcaaagaaatgtgtttcattgtgGTGGTGAACACCTGAAGTTctctctgtaaacatgtggatgactgaagtttTTAAATCTCCCCCTGGAATAACTGACATTCGATTTGCATGACAACCCCAATGAATTCTGGGATATCTGGCCACCCTCATGGAAGTTCTGAGAAAGTGTTGTATGATCATACCTCTGCTAAACTATAGCCTTTTCACCCTGAGCCCtcactctatgtatgtggatatatttgcagtttctcagtgtGCTGTATTTACCTGTTTGCTGTTGTGACTCTGAGCTGTAtacaaaaccaataaaaaagttacccagctgtacaaatgagtaaaaaactGTGGGTAGTTTAACAGCAATTCATTCTGAagctaaatgtattttctaatgTTTATTAAGAATGGGATTTACGGGCTTTTTGGATTTTGTCAATGGATTGGATTTTTAATGCTGTGGATcttatagtttttatttttttgttcatataaacatttaaaataaataaatgtgaaatatgccTCAAAATAAAGTCAAACTTGGTTGTTAATATGTCtaatcagtttttaatttgagaaaaaactgaaaaattctaGGCACTCAAAGGTGTTAAAAGCtagaaatactgaaaagcaGGGACAATTGGTAGCCTAGTGATCAGAGTTACTGCTGTGGGAAAGaagatacttacatttattcacttggctgacacttttctccaacacatcttacagtgttaaggttacaattatttacccatttatacagctgggtaattttattggagcaattgagggtaagtaccttgctccagggtactacagctgggatcaaacctgcacctTTGGGATCTAAAGACAgcacctttaaccactacactaccagctgtcccactgcttttattactaaaattacccagctgggtaaataactgtgaataccttaatgttgtaagttgctttagagaaaagtgtcagctgaactgAAACGGGTACATTTAATCTTTACTCCAAAAATCCTCAGTCTTCCTTAAACAGTGTTTTTTACTCTTGCAAAAATTCTCAGCTGGCCATAAAAGGTATTGTTTTCGCTATGATTCATACAGAAACTTTAAACTATGGATCATCTGTGGACTGAGGCATCAGTTAATGTGATGCAGAAGGATCTAGACCTGTGACTCCTATCTGTATTCCCATCTAGACATAAAAGACTGTCTCTAAGCTTGGTTGCGTACCAGTATTTTAGCTACCCAATGCAAACCCAACACTCCTGATGGGCTGATACTCTCTTCCCTCTCTTTCTAGATGTGGATGAGTGTATGTTCAACAATGGTGGCTGTCAACAGGTGTGTGTCAACACCATGGGCAGCTACGAGTGCCGCTGCAAGGCGGGGTTTTTTCTCAGTGACAACCAGCACACCTGCATCCACCGCTCCGTAGGTGAGTGTCACCAGCCTAcatctctgtgtcactgctgtcaCTGAGTCACTTGATTGGGTGTGTATCTTGTGACCATATATAAAGTGGATTTAGCTTCTGTGATTGAGAAGTCATTGATATCAGCTATGTTTCTTGTGGAGCCATtgcaatttgaaaaatataattacattttggaAGAAGGAGTGACGGCAAgcttttatgtaaaaaaaacacatatatatgcTTTTGGATGTTTAGAATTTTCTTGACTGAAAAAACAGTGAACCTTCCGAGCAGTTGGGATGTATGTCAGAGTCTCAGTGATGACTTAATGAGCTAATTTGTAAATGCCATGTGTGACTGACAGAAGAATGGGGATGATACCTTTCAAGTTggatttcctttttcttgtacTATCTATTGCAACTGGGCTCTAAAAGACTCATGCTGTGGGAAAAGAGGTAGCCGGACCAGTTAATAACTGCAGCACTCTGCGTTTTGTTACTTATGTTGTAGATGGGAATAATGCAACATATTATTTCTCCGTGGCTTCTTAGTCACAAGTTTTGATATGCTTTTTTCTTCTCGAGTGAATAAGGTTAAAAGATGAGAGAATTTGGTGTGTTTACATTCACTAGCTCCATGGAGCATGGACAGCCAACTCTTTACTGTGACCATCAAAATGAGTTTGATATAAAAGTCTTTAAGTACATTTTCCATGGTGTCCAACTAATGTGATGAGCATCTTGAAGATGGAAGATCTCAATGGGCTATTTACCCACTTGGACCACTTGGGCATGGTTAAAGACAAAAGCTGTTGACTCTCTGGTTCTGAAAAGGACGGGACAACTTGCTGTTTACCCTAGAATAACTTTGGGTCGCACAAAGGAAGCAATCTCCCTCCTGGGTTGGCGGGCAAGTGGGGGAGCGGCCGTGAAAGGCTGCTTGCAAAGTAATGCTCTTAAGCATTTGGAGTTGACATTACCGGAGAGCCACTTGAGATTGGGGGCTAGGGGGGTGTTCCTCCCCCGTGTTTGTTTCTACTCTTCTGGGATCTCATGCCTCAGAGGGAAACCTTCTGTCTTCCCCACAGATGGGCCCGGGCTTTTGTCCTTTGTGGTTTTCTTCTCTTCCCACCgacacacccccacccctcctacTGCCCCCACTTTGATATGCTTGAATAACGCTCTGTTGGCCATTTCCATTAAGTCCCTGCGCATGTGACCGGTCCGCAGCACTTAGAAAGTGGACTGCGCAACCCAAACCTTGCCGGACTGAGACGCTGTCCGGTCGTACGTTCCTCCATGCAAGGTACCGCTCCTTGTTGGAAACACTTCCACATGGGGAATTAGACTGAAGTGTTCACATACGGTTAGAGTTGAGGCAGTGCTAATAGTTATTCTTAGGATACATTATCCACTCCTGTTCTCCGTTTGTTAGACTCTGAATAGATGCATTACAGCTGCACGTATTCAGTGTTAAATATCAAAGCTGTTCCTGGTAAATGACTTGAAAGTGGGCATGAATCATTTCGAGCTGCAAGCACTCCAACTCATTATTTGCCGTGGGGGTGACCTAACTGCCACTATTGCCagtcatttctttttcagtctcCTTTGTGTCGGCAGTCTGCGTGCAGACTGAGGAACTGGATTCCGTCTCCTAAAGGCTGCGAGTTTAAATCCCGGTTCCACCGTTCCGCGTTTGATAGGGGACAGCGCCAGTCAGCTTGTGAAATAATAGTCTTGCCTATAAATTTGTTAAATTGCACAAATTTTATAGAAACTGAAACAACAATAGCGGAGCGTAAAGGCTCCTCCTGATTGTCAAGTCACTACACTCATTACACTTGAATGGCATCTCATTCTGTTGTGCCTCTGTTCCTCTTCTCTCTTCAGAGggactcagctgtatgaataaagaCCACGGCTGTGCTCACATCTGCAAAGAGACGCCCAAGGGGGGTGTGGCTTGTGAGTGCAGGCCTGGGTTCGAGCTGGCCAAGAACCAGAGGGGCTGCACATGTACGTTACTTGATTGCTGTTTTTTCCAGGGCGGCATTGACAATTATAACACAAACTTATTGTGCTTATGTGTTCTTACCCAGTAACCTGTAACCATGGAAATGGAGGCTGTCAGCACATATGTGAGGATACAGACCATGGGCCTGTATGCAGGTGTCATGTGAGATACACCCTGCATTCTGACGGCAGGTCCTGCGTAGGTAAGAAGAGCTTCTCAGTAAGTAGGGTACCATCTGTGTATCCTAGGCGTATTGTGAAATGAGTATTGTTGAAATGTTTCAGTGCCTTCTGTGTACAAATTCCCATGTGCAGATGAAAGATGATATCCCACTATCATGATTCCTGGTGATGTTTTGGCCCTTTTACCTGCTTTGCACCCATGTTTGCATATTCATGCATCCGCTCTCTGGTCTGAGCCTGTCATTGCGACCCCCTCCGCCGCCCACCCGACAAACCACGGCACAGCAGCCGGCTCGCCACCATCTTGCCGCTTGCTCATCCGCCATCCTTCCGCTCCCACACCCCACAGCACGATAGGGATCAGACAAAGACAGTGAGAAGCAGTAGCTGGAGTCCAGGGGGCCGTGTTTGTGCCTGCAGATGCCTGTGTGGGGTCTGCGGTCGGCCCCCGGCGTGTCTCTGGCTGCATCTCAAATCACACACAAGTTGTGCTGATAGGAACGCTTTCAGTGGATGGCCTGTTTATCTGCCACACGCATAATGTTAGGTGCATGATGCAAGTGTAAACAAGCAAATGGTTACAGTGGAGGGGCGCAGACAAACAATGGCGCGGAGCTGATAGTGAACTTGTTTGCCTCATAAACAGAGTTTGCCCACAGAGCTGATTTCCTGCTATCCGGTCTTACGCTTCAGCGGTATCACGGTACTGGAGCCTGAGCTCTTTTTTCAGCCTTTTGACTCTTGCCTGTGAAGCAAAAGATGTGTTTCGCCCAGCCGATGTTGTCTTTTTCAGGAATGACTCTTATAGCCGCTGTTTGTGTGCTTGTTTTGTCCCTTTTACTTGCCCTACGATAATTTCCTCAAAAGACACTCATGTTgtcatttttcttgtgtttttcttttgatgCCTGACTTGGATGCCCATGAGCAGAAGCctctctttgtgtgtgcgtgggtgagtgggtgggtgggggggatgtACTTTCGGAGGCCCCCTCATAGCCTCCGGCATACCGTTTCACCCCGTGACCAGTGGCACAAGGCTGATGGCTGGCCTCTGTCATCCCTTCGCTGCAGAGCGAGACGAGTCCGCGGTTGAGGCCTCCTTGGGACACAACTCCAC
Proteins encoded in this region:
- the LOC108934602 gene encoding SIN3-HDAC complex-associated factor-like isoform X1; this encodes MFGFHKSKIYRSNEGCCICKTKSSSSRFTDSSRYEENFRLCFGLSEDRFGDICNACVLLVKRWKKLPTGSKKNWNHVVDARAGPGFKLTKPKKVKSSEKQKSKKLKRLHSFKRQSELRFHRIKDSDAHSTTSSTSPSQSPSYSNQSDDGSDIESKQKRSSSSSSSVFSFLDLSYWKRQKVCCGIIYKGRFGEVMIDPRLFKPCCASKKQESLAPTQEAHLSTAQSDVLAEEDLKETW
- the LOC108934602 gene encoding SIN3-HDAC complex-associated factor-like isoform X2, translated to MFGFHKSKIYRSNEGCCICKTKSSSSRFTDSSRYEENFRLCFGLSEDRFGDICNACVLLVKRWKKLPTGSKKNWNHVVDARAGPGFKLTKPKKVKSSEKQKSKKLKRLHSFKRQNSDAHSTTSSTSPSQSPSYSNQSDDGSDIESKQKRSSSSSSSVFSFLDLSYWKRQKVCCGIIYKGRFGEVMIDPRLFKPCCASKKQESLAPTQEAHLSTAQSDVLAEEDLKETW